Genomic DNA from Pelosinus sp. UFO1:
TATTATCTTTAGTGTACAGAAAACCTTAATGCTGGTAATGGCTGAGTTAGCTAGTATTAATGCTGGTACCCATTATATTAACGAGGAACATGTGAAACAATTGGAACAATTTATTGATACAATTGATGCTCAATTACCTCCTTTAAATGAATTTATAATACCAGGTGGTAACGCAGGTGCTGCTGCTTTGGATTTGGCAAGAACAACTGCTAGAAGAGGGGAACGACAAGTTATTCGCCTATCTAAGCAAGAAATAGTTAGTGAAAAAGTGTTAGTCCTGTTAAATCGATTATCTGATCTGTGTTTTATGCTTGCTCGTTTGGAGCTTGCTCAAGATTAGCATCGCAAGAAAGTATAATACACCATTACTACTATAACAGCATACACTATAAATGTATAAACTGTGTATCATGTTAAGTAATAAGGGGGAGAACGCGGTGAAACCTTTAAAAATTTATGTTATGGCAATACCTAAGCCACTGCGTAAAATCATGCAATTGTTTTGCAAAAGCTCTTGAATTGAGTAATGATAACCGCCTATTATGGGCGGTTATTAATTTTTAAGGATAAATAAATTGAAAAGAAGGAAAGTTCAGTATTGGCAGAGAATTGTAAAAATAAGTTATATTAATTAGTGTAGGAGAATGACTAAATTAATATAGGGGGAATTAAATTGAAGGAATACAGAAGTGATAAACTTAGAAATGTGGGGATTGTAGCCCATGGTGGTGCTGGTAAGACAAGTCTCGCGGAATCCTTATTATTTAATTCAGGAGCAACAACCCGTATAGGTCGTGTGGACGATGGAACGACAATGACAGATTTTGAGCCAGAAGAAATTAAACGAAAAGTAACAATTAGCGCAGCGTTAGCCCCATGTGAATGGCGAGAGCATAAAATCAATTTTATTGATACTCCCGGATATGCTGATTTTATTGGTGAAGTAAAGGGTGCTTTAAGAGCTGTTGACAGTGCATTAGTTGTGTTATGTGCAGCATCGGGTGTTGAGGTAGAAACGGAAAAAACATGGAATTATGCAAATGAATTGCATTTACCACGAATTGCCTTTATTAACAAGATGGATCGGGAAAACGCTGATTTTTATAGCGTCATTCAAGAAATGAAAGATAAATTTGGTCCTATGGTCTTGCCTATTCAGCTTCCAATTGGTGCTGAGGACAGCTTTAACGGCATTGTCGATTTAGTAAAAATGAGAGCTTTTATCCCCTCAAATAAACAAAATACACAAATAGTAGAAGCTGATATCCCTGATAATTTGCAAGAGAAAGCTTTCGAATTTAGGCAAAAATTAATTGAAGTCGCAGCCGAATCAGATGATGATCTCTTGACCAAATACTTAGAAGGTGATGAACTATCTGAAGATGAAATAAAGGTTGGCTTATATAAAGGCATTAACCAATCAGTAATTTTTCCTGTTATGTGTGGTTCAGCTTATAAAAATATCGGTGTTCAACAAGTAATGAATACGATAGTCGACTATTTAGCCTCCCCAGCAACAAGCAAAGTCTTAGGAATGCATCCAGTTTCTAAAGAAATTTTAGAGCGGAAAACAGTAGATGCATTTTCTGGAATTGTATTTAAAACTACTGCAGATCCTTTTGTTGGACGTCTCAGTTATATCAGAGTACTATCAGGGATGATGAAGCCTGACAGTGTAATCTACAATTCATCGAAAGAAAAAATGGAGAGAATTGGGAATCTTTTTACCCTACGTGGCAAGCACCAAGAAGCGTTACCTGTTATACATGCAGGTGACATTGCTGTTGTAGCTAAATTACAGGAAACAGTAACAGGTGACTCTCTATGCGAGAAAGAAAAACCTATTATTTTTGAATCAATATCGTATCCTAAGCCTATGTTTACAATGTGTATTGAAGCTAAAAATAAGGGTGATGAAGATAAAATCGGAAATGCACTAAATCGTCTTATGGATGAAGATCAAACCTTTAAAGTCATAAAGAATACAGAAACAAAGCAATTGTTAATTAGTGGTATGGGGGAATTGCATACAGATATTATGGCGGAACGAATGAAACGTAAATTTGGTGTAGATGTAATTATATCAAATCCTAAAGTACCATATCGTGAAACAATTCGTGGGACGGTTAAAGTAGAAGGGAAACACAAAAAGCAAAGTGGCGGTCATGGACAGTACGGTCACGTGTGGTTGCAATTAGATCCGCTGCCCCTAGGTAATAATTTTGAATTTGTTGATTCAATTTTTGGTGGTTCCGTGCCACGTCAATATATCCCTGCTGTTGAAAAAGGCGTGCGAGAAGCCCTAACAGGCGGTGTTTTAGGCGGTTTTCCAATGGTAGATGTAAAAGTAACACTCTATGATGGCTCATATCATAATGTTGATTCTTCAGAAATGGCCTTCAAAATTGCCAGTATTATGGCCTTACGTAAAGGAGCATTACAAGCAAAACCAGCATTATTAGAACCAATTTGCAATGTGAGTATAAATGTACCAGACTCTTTTATGGGAGATGTAATTGCTGACTTGAACGGCAAGCGGGGCCGAATACAAGGAATGGAACCTGCCAATCAAGGGGTTGGCATTATAAAAGCTCAAGTTCCTATGTCTGAAATGTTTAGGTATGCTATCGATTTACGTTCTATTACACAAGGACGCGGATTTTTTGACTTAAACTTCTCTCATTATGAGGAAGTGCCTCCACGTATTGCAGAGATGATAATTGCTTCTAGTAAGAAAGAGAAAATTGAAGAACATTGATTTTTTAGTAACAGGCCTTTATAAGGCCTGTTATTTCTATTAATTCAAATAATCTCATGTCGCTATTTGACAGAAAAAAACATTTCTAAATTAAAGGAATTTTACAAATATTTAGTTAATAGTATGTATTGGTAAACTGAAAACATAAAGGGGGATTCTTTTAAATGAAAAAAGTGGTTAAATTTTTGGCAACCCTAATGGCATTGACTATGATGATGTCACTGCTAGCAGGCTGCAGCCAAAAAGCCCCAGCAGCAACATCGGAACAGAAAGTAGAGAAATTTAAAATTGGTCTATCCCTACCAACTCAGAGAGAGGAACGATGGGTAAGAGATAAGGAAACTATGGAAGCTGAAGCAAAAAAAATAGGTGTTGATCTAGAGGTGCAAGTTTCTGATAATGACTCAGCAAAACAAGTTTCTCAATGTGAAAATCTAATTACCAAAGGTGTTAAAATTTTGATTGTAGGTCCTCATGATAGCAAAGCAGCGGCTGCTATCGTCGAAAAAGCTCATGCTGCTGGTGTAAAAGTTATCTCTTATGATCGATTAATTTTGGATTCCGACGTTGATCTTTATGTATCTTTTGATAATTTTAAAGTCGGCGAAATTCAAGGTAAATATATAACCGAGAAAGTCGGCAAAGGCAATTATGTCGTTCTTTCTGGAGACCCTGCTGATAATAATGCCAAACTATTTAAGGAAGGTGCGATGAAGTATATTAAACCTTTAGCTGATAAAGGTGATGTTAAAATTGTATTAGAACAAGCCGTGAAAGATTGGAAACCAGATGAAGCTATGAAACACATGGAAAATGTGCTAACTGCTCAGAAAAATGATATTCAAGCAGTTCTCGCTCCTAATGACGGAACAGCAGGTGGAGCTATACAAGCAATGGCCGCTCAAGGCTTAGCTGGAAAGATTCCTGTCACTGGGCAGGACTCTGAATTAGCTGCAGCTAGAAGAATTCTTGAAGGAACTCAATCGATGACAGTCTTTAAAGATACTAGAGAACTTGGAAAAGCTGCTATCGCAGCAGCGCTAAAGATGGCAAAAGGTGAAAATCCAGGTGCTAATGGTAAGGTTAATAACGTTAAATTAGATGTCCCTTCCATTCTTGTAGAATCGGTAGTTGTTGATAAAACAAACTTAGATAAAGTATTAATCGATAGTGGATATTTAAAGAAAGAAGATGTATATAAAAAATAGTATAAATAACTAAATTGATTTTAGAGGAACAGGGAGATTTAACTGTTCCTCTAAAATCATTAAGGTGGTATATAAATGAGTGAGTACATTCTTGAAATGATAAATATAACAAAAGAGTTTCCTGGCGTCAAAGCGCTAGATAACGTTACATTTCGGGTAAAGAAAGGAGAAATCCACGCTCTTGTAGGAGAAAATGGTGCAGGTAAGTCTACTTTAATGAAAGTGTTGAGTGGAGTATATCCTTATGGCACATATAGTGGAGATATCGTATTGCAAGGTATGGTGCAGGAGTTCAGCAAGATTAAAGATAGCGAAAAAAAAGGGATTGCTATTATTTATCAAGAACTCGCCTTGGTAAAACAGATGAATATATGTGAAAATATCTTTTTAGGTAATGAATTTAAAAATAATGGATTTATTGACTGGGATAAGTCCTTTCACGAAACAGAAAAAATTCTACAAGAAGTTCGGTTGGATATCAATCCTTCCACTAAAGTTTTAAATTTAGGGATTGGTCAACAACAATTAGTCGAAATTGCTAAAGCCATATCAAAACAAGCCGATATTTTAATTTTAGATGAACCAACAGCAGCACTTACAGAAACAGAATCTGAAAATCTTTTAAATATCCTCGTTGAATTAAAGGAAAAAGGGGTAACTTGTATCTATATTTCCCACAAGCTCAATGAGGTGCTAAAAATTGCTGATACGATCACCGTTCTAAGAGATGGAAAAACTATTTGTACCGAATATGCGAAAGACATGAATGAAAATAAAATCATCTCACGGATGGTTGGACGAGAATTGACCCAACGTTTTCCCTATCAACAGCATACTCCAGGCGAAGTAGTTATAGAGGTTGAAAATTGGATGGTACATAGTCCAGAGATTTCTGAGAAAATTATTATTAATAACGTCAACTTTAAAGCGCATAAAGGGGAAATTGTAGGCATTTCGGGATTAATGGGAGCAGGTAGAACAGAACTTGCTATGAGCATTTTTGGATGTTATGGAAGTAAAAACTCCGGAATAATTAAAATCGACGGGAAAAAGGTTACTATAAATAATGCAAAAGAGGCTATAAAAAATGGCATATGTTATCTGTCAGAAGACAGAAAGCAGTATGGCCTTGTATTAATGATGGATGTCAAAAAAAATATTTCCCTATCCAGTTTGGATAAGATTTCTAATTTCAATATTCTTAATGATAATGAAGAAATTAGAATGAGTGAAAAATATGTAGATGAGTTACATGTTAAAACTCCTTCGATAGAACAAAAGGTCGGAAATCTTAGCGGTGGAAATCAGCAAAAAATTGTCTTGGGAAAATGGTTGATGGCTGGGCCTAAGGTGCTAATATTAGATGAACCCACTAGGGGGATAGATGTTGGTGCAAAATTCGAAATATATAATATTATGAATAGTTTGGTCAAACAAGGTGTAAGTATTATTATGATCTCTTCAGAGTTACCTGAAATTTTGGGTATGAGCGATAGAATCATTATTATGCATGAAGGAAAAATTCGCGGTGAATTATTGCGGGAAGAAGCAACACAAGAAAAGATAATATTTTACGCAACTGGAGGAATCTAATTATGGGAGAAACAAGTAAGGTAGACGCTCGTACTAATAATATCCAACGCACAAATTCGTTTAAAGAAATTTTAGTAGGATCTATTAAAAACAACATCAGACAATATACAATGGGCATTGCTTTGTTAACGATATGGCTGATATTTACAATATTGACAGATGGTATTTTTATTACTTCAAGAAATCTATCTAATCTTTTTTTGCAATCTTGTACAATAGCAATTCTAGCTTCGGGCATGGTATTGGTCATGGTAGCAGGCCATATTGATTTATCCGTTGGGTCGATTGCTGGCTTTCTTGGAGCTGTTGCAGCCGTATTAATGGTAAAAATGAATGTAGATACTGTACCAGCAATATTGATTACACTATTAATAGGTTTACTAATAGGTTTATGGCAGGGATACTGGATTGCGTATAGAGGAGTTCCCGCTTTTATAGTAACTCTAGCTAGTATGATGGCTTTTAAGGGGGCAATTATCGGTGTTACTAGCGGAGCCTCCATCGGTCCGATGAATACTGATTTCAAAGCAATCGGCCAAGGTTATGTGCCTAAATTGTTTTTTCAAGATCTTTCACTTAATGATACGAGTGCATTTATAAGCGTTGGGCTAATCTTATTGTTCATTCTTTTTGAGTTTAGGAGAAGACAGGTGCGTATTAGATATGGTTTTCAGGTATTACCTATGCCATTACAAATTACTAGAATAGTACTCATTTCCTTGGCCATGGGTTTAGTACTTTCTATTATGGTTGGATATAGAGGCATCCCCTATGCAATCATATTGCTTATAGGTATTGTCGCTTTATTTAGCTTTATTGCAGAGAAAACAACATTTGGTAGACATGTATATGCAATCGGTGGTAATAAAGAGGCAGCTAGGTTATCTGGAATCAATATTAATAAAACAAACTTAATGATTTTTGTTATTATGGGAGTGTTAACCGCTGTTGCCGGCATCGTATTTACAGCACGACTTAATGCTGCCACTACAGCTGCGGGGAATTTATTTGAGCTTGATGCGATTGCTGCAGCGGTAATCGGTGGTACCAGTACATTAGGTGGTGAAGGAACTATACTTGGTGCTATCATAGGAGCATTAGTTATGGCTAGCCTTGATAATGGCATGAGTTTGATGAACTTGGACATTACCTTTCAATATGTAATTAAAGGGTTAATCCTTTTGTTAGCAGTATGGGTTGACATTGCGACGCGCAAAAGAAGCTAATCATTATTAAAGAAGAGCTGCCTAATAAAAATAGCACCCAGTAAAATACTGAATGCTATTTATAATATGTATACAATTTTTTCTAAATTAGTGATTTTATGCTATAATGGCAGGGGCAGCTGGACTCGAACCAACGGATGCGGGAGTCAAAGTCCCGTGCCTTACCAACTTGGCTATGCCCCTAAGATTAATGACTAATCGTCTAAACATCAATTTTTATCCCAACGAGAATTAATTATACCGATTCAGTATAATTATGTCAAGACAAATTATAGGAGAATGATAGTTTGAAAACAATCAAATTAATGATACTTTTTATTATTTGCAGTAGTATCTTTTTTATTCTACCAAGTACTACCCAAGCAGAATCTTTGATACTATCACAAGGTATGTCAGGTAATTCCGTGCATATACTCCAATCCAAGCTTAAAGAATTTGGGTTTTATTTTGGCGAAATCAATGAAATTTTTGATGCAAATACTTGGAGTGCTGTTATCAAATTCCAACGTGCTTGTAATCTTCCTGCTGATGGGATAGTGGGTGAGCAAACTTCTATTGCATTACATCAATTTAAGTATGGAGATGTTAGCAGTCGAGGTCAAAATTTAAGAAAACAGGCTATAGATATAGGAATCTTTGCAAAAAGGTTTTATGATATTCCCTATGTTTGGGCTGGTTCCTCTCCTAGTGGATTTGATTGTTCAGGATTTATATATTATATTTTTAACGAATTTGGGATTCTTATACCTCGTATGGCAGATGAACAATTTGAAATTGGTTTGGCTATCAATCAATCGGATTTACAAACTGGGGATATCGTTTTTTTTAGTACATATGAGCCGGGTCCATCCCACGTTGGAATTTATATTGGGAATGGTCAATTTATTCACGCGAGTTCTGCCGCAGGAAAAGTGACAATAACCGATTTGTCTAAGCCTTATTACCAATCAAGGTATCTTGGAGCACGAAGAATTATTTAAACGCGTACATATGTGAGCCTACATTTGAGGGGAAAAAGGAAGAAAACCATCCGTTTAAGTTGATGGTTTTCTTCCTTTTTTATTCTAAGGTGCTATATATGCTAATGACAAGGTTGGCTGTGCCCATATTTCAAATGTACGTTGCCAAGGTAAATAAGTTTGTAACTCTAAATCCGTTATGATAATTTCTTGTGTTCCTTGGGTACTATTAATTGTAATAGGTTTATTGAATAATCCTTCTCGGAATAAATGAACACCTTTACTAATCATCATTCTTTGAATTTTATAATTGGTTTGGTAATATGCAGTTCCTAAATTATAAGGATCAATATGTAATCGTTGTAGTTCTTTATTAATATATGGATTAATTTCTTTTTGATAATACAGATCATCTAAAAAACGTGCCGTCAAAAATTCTAAATTTTCTTTGTAAAGGCCCATTGTATTAGACAGAGAAGTCGGCTTACTTACTGCTTTAGAAAAAATACAGGCTTGTGTAACAGCAGTTCCAATTGAGTTACTTGTAGTATTCCAACCTGCATAAGCAATAAGTTTAGGAATAGCAACATCCTGTTTTATTAATGTAGGTAGCAGCGTTTCTGAGATATTGAAATTCTCTGTTAAATCGACTAAAGCCACCTTGTATCCTTGATCTAGGAGCTTTTTAACTTCCTTAGCTGCTGGAATAAGATCGGATTTGGTATTCTGATTACCAATATGCACATACAAAACAAAATCTGCTTCGGCAGTGTTCTGAACTTCTATTGCACCAGCAATTTTTAATTTCTCCTGTACTGTTTTAGCTACTGTATGAGGCATAAAAGGCATTGTTATTTGACCTGCATCAGCAGTAGAATATGTAACAAAAACCTTTGGATGTTCATTAGAAAACTCCATTACAATATGCCCTAATAAAGTTAATGCTACCTCATCTGTACCGCGAGTAATAAATACTTTGTTTGCTGATAAAGGCGTTTGCAGCAATTGGTACTGTAATTGCTGTTTATTTATGTTCGGAATTCCAAAAGGTTGTCCATCGTCTTGTCCAACGACTAAACCAGCGAGTACT
This window encodes:
- a CDS encoding cob(I)yrinic acid a,c-diamide adenosyltransferase encodes the protein MKVYTKTGDKGTTGLLTGERIDKDSLRVEAYGTVDEINSALGLARVSCSKSSSKDIIFSVQKTLMLVMAELASINAGTHYINEEHVKQLEQFIDTIDAQLPPLNEFIIPGGNAGAAALDLARTTARRGERQVIRLSKQEIVSEKVLVLLNRLSDLCFMLARLELAQD
- the fusA gene encoding elongation factor G, whose product is MKEYRSDKLRNVGIVAHGGAGKTSLAESLLFNSGATTRIGRVDDGTTMTDFEPEEIKRKVTISAALAPCEWREHKINFIDTPGYADFIGEVKGALRAVDSALVVLCAASGVEVETEKTWNYANELHLPRIAFINKMDRENADFYSVIQEMKDKFGPMVLPIQLPIGAEDSFNGIVDLVKMRAFIPSNKQNTQIVEADIPDNLQEKAFEFRQKLIEVAAESDDDLLTKYLEGDELSEDEIKVGLYKGINQSVIFPVMCGSAYKNIGVQQVMNTIVDYLASPATSKVLGMHPVSKEILERKTVDAFSGIVFKTTADPFVGRLSYIRVLSGMMKPDSVIYNSSKEKMERIGNLFTLRGKHQEALPVIHAGDIAVVAKLQETVTGDSLCEKEKPIIFESISYPKPMFTMCIEAKNKGDEDKIGNALNRLMDEDQTFKVIKNTETKQLLISGMGELHTDIMAERMKRKFGVDVIISNPKVPYRETIRGTVKVEGKHKKQSGGHGQYGHVWLQLDPLPLGNNFEFVDSIFGGSVPRQYIPAVEKGVREALTGGVLGGFPMVDVKVTLYDGSYHNVDSSEMAFKIASIMALRKGALQAKPALLEPICNVSINVPDSFMGDVIADLNGKRGRIQGMEPANQGVGIIKAQVPMSEMFRYAIDLRSITQGRGFFDLNFSHYEEVPPRIAEMIIASSKKEKIEEH
- a CDS encoding sugar ABC transporter substrate-binding protein, translated to MKKVVKFLATLMALTMMMSLLAGCSQKAPAATSEQKVEKFKIGLSLPTQREERWVRDKETMEAEAKKIGVDLEVQVSDNDSAKQVSQCENLITKGVKILIVGPHDSKAAAAIVEKAHAAGVKVISYDRLILDSDVDLYVSFDNFKVGEIQGKYITEKVGKGNYVVLSGDPADNNAKLFKEGAMKYIKPLADKGDVKIVLEQAVKDWKPDEAMKHMENVLTAQKNDIQAVLAPNDGTAGGAIQAMAAQGLAGKIPVTGQDSELAAARRILEGTQSMTVFKDTRELGKAAIAAALKMAKGENPGANGKVNNVKLDVPSILVESVVVDKTNLDKVLIDSGYLKKEDVYKK
- a CDS encoding xylose ABC transporter ATP-binding protein, producing the protein MSEYILEMINITKEFPGVKALDNVTFRVKKGEIHALVGENGAGKSTLMKVLSGVYPYGTYSGDIVLQGMVQEFSKIKDSEKKGIAIIYQELALVKQMNICENIFLGNEFKNNGFIDWDKSFHETEKILQEVRLDINPSTKVLNLGIGQQQLVEIAKAISKQADILILDEPTAALTETESENLLNILVELKEKGVTCIYISHKLNEVLKIADTITVLRDGKTICTEYAKDMNENKIISRMVGRELTQRFPYQQHTPGEVVIEVENWMVHSPEISEKIIINNVNFKAHKGEIVGISGLMGAGRTELAMSIFGCYGSKNSGIIKIDGKKVTINNAKEAIKNGICYLSEDRKQYGLVLMMDVKKNISLSSLDKISNFNILNDNEEIRMSEKYVDELHVKTPSIEQKVGNLSGGNQQKIVLGKWLMAGPKVLILDEPTRGIDVGAKFEIYNIMNSLVKQGVSIIMISSELPEILGMSDRIIIMHEGKIRGELLREEATQEKIIFYATGGI
- a CDS encoding sugar ABC transporter permease, coding for MGETSKVDARTNNIQRTNSFKEILVGSIKNNIRQYTMGIALLTIWLIFTILTDGIFITSRNLSNLFLQSCTIAILASGMVLVMVAGHIDLSVGSIAGFLGAVAAVLMVKMNVDTVPAILITLLIGLLIGLWQGYWIAYRGVPAFIVTLASMMAFKGAIIGVTSGASIGPMNTDFKAIGQGYVPKLFFQDLSLNDTSAFISVGLILLFILFEFRRRQVRIRYGFQVLPMPLQITRIVLISLAMGLVLSIMVGYRGIPYAIILLIGIVALFSFIAEKTTFGRHVYAIGGNKEAARLSGININKTNLMIFVIMGVLTAVAGIVFTARLNAATTAAGNLFELDAIAAAVIGGTSTLGGEGTILGAIIGALVMASLDNGMSLMNLDITFQYVIKGLILLLAVWVDIATRKRS
- a CDS encoding NlpC/P60 family protein, whose product is MKTIKLMILFIICSSIFFILPSTTQAESLILSQGMSGNSVHILQSKLKEFGFYFGEINEIFDANTWSAVIKFQRACNLPADGIVGEQTSIALHQFKYGDVSSRGQNLRKQAIDIGIFAKRFYDIPYVWAGSSPSGFDCSGFIYYIFNEFGILIPRMADEQFEIGLAINQSDLQTGDIVFFSTYEPGPSHVGIYIGNGQFIHASSAAGKVTITDLSKPYYQSRYLGARRII
- a CDS encoding DUF4127 family protein yields the protein MSKGIIKLSLLSIIICAVVGISLYMSYGKMYHAAPTTITTNTNYWLTVILLPLDSRPPCTQFVEQLAHMAGIKLLIPEPELLDNYKSLANKQELRIWLTQVSKQADAAIISTDMLIHGGLLASRLSSGTTDDTKEVLHLLTRVHQENPQLKMYVFSIIPRLLIADNKENIIFQKDMLKYSVLKDQVYTFENAEDIKKIRSVEKQIPDTIINRYTAMYENNSKLNKTLMDMVESGVLAGLVVGQDDGQPFGIPNINKQQLQYQLLQTPLSANKVFITRGTDEVALTLLGHIVMEFSNEHPKVFVTYSTADAGQITMPFMPHTVAKTVQEKLKIAGAIEVQNTAEADFVLYVHIGNQNTKSDLIPAAKEVKKLLDQGYKVALVDLTENFNISETLLPTLIKQDVAIPKLIAYAGWNTTSNSIGTAVTQACIFSKAVSKPTSLSNTMGLYKENLEFLTARFLDDLYYQKEINPYINKELQRLHIDPYNLGTAYYQTNYKIQRMMISKGVHLFREGLFNKPITINSTQGTQEIIITDLELQTYLPWQRTFEIWAQPTLSLAYIAP